The Fusarium falciforme chromosome 4, complete sequence genomic interval TCTGAGCGACGAGGTCAAGCGCCGCTTCTACAAGAACTGGtacaagagcaagaagaaggccttcACCAAGTACGCCAAGAAGCACTCCGAGAACAACGGTGCCTCCATCACCCGCGAGCTCGAGCGCATCAAGAAGTACTGCACCGTCGTCCGTGTCCTCGCCCACACCCAGATCCGAAAGACCCCCCtcaagcagaagaaggcccACCTCATGGAGATCCAGGTCAACGGTGGCTCCGTTGCCGACAAGGTCGCCTTCGGCCAGGAGCTCTTCGAGAAGCCCGTGGacatctcctccatctttgaGCAGGATGAGATGATTGATGTCATTGCCGTCACCAAGGGTCACGGCTTCAACGGTGTCACCGCTCGATGGGGCACCAAGAAGCTTCCTCGCAAGACTCACAAGGGTCTCCGAAAGGTTGCTTGTATCGGTGCTTGGCACCCTTCGCACGTCCAGTGGACTGTTGCCCGTGCTGGTCAGATGGGTTACCACCACCGAACCTCGGTCAACCACAAGATCTACCGCATTGGCAAGGGCGATGCCGACGACAACGCCGCCACCGAGATCGACGttaccaagaagaagatcacCCCGTATGATTTCCTGTTGTTCATTTGTATAAAAGAGATGCTAATAGTTTCTCAGTCTGGGTGGTTTCGTCCGCTATGGCGAGGTCAACAACGACTTTGTCATGCTCAAGGGTTCCATCCCTGGTGTCAAGAAGCGTGTCATGACGCTCCGAAAGACCATGTTCCCCCAGACCTCGCGGAGGGCTCTGGAGAAGGTCAGCCTCAAGTGGATCGACACCTCGTCCGAGTTCGGACACGGTGCTTTCCAGACCCCtgcggagaagaagcagtaCCAGGGTACCCTCAAGAAGGATCTTGCCTCCGCTTAAGGCGGTCGCTCGTTTCCTTTTCTGTCTTGACCATTGCACGGTGTCGAGGGTTGGTTCGTTCGCCTTGCGTTTGGGGCTGGGTTAGGTTAACTGGCATGAACGTAAAAAGTCCAGCTAGAGGGATGGATTCAAAAAATTCTAACGAGATTCCCAATGTTAATCATACTGTCCTTGCTCGGTGACTTGTAGCTGCTTGATTGTACTGCtgtatgtgtgtgtgtgtgtatgcCGTAGTGCCCATGGACCTATCATTTGCATGATGTCGTTGTCTCTTGTGGCTGGTCCTTTATTCATCGTCGCCTGACGTCACCCCCACCCGAAACTTGTACATGCATCATCCTCTTGTCCCACTACCTCAGCTCCCGCGCAACGCCTCCAATTCCTCCCTCATGTCCCTCAAAACCTGCTCTCGGCGCCTCCTGAAACTTAAGACAACCTCACTCCCTCTCTGCACGCAGTTTCGCTCTCAGTTCCTCATCCAAAACACCATCTACCGAGCTCACCAAAGACCCCCCAGCGGAACAAGACCCTTCAACATgtccaacgacgacgactacATGGCCTTCCTCAACAAGGCGAACCAGGACACCGGCGCCGACGCGACTACACAGCAAAAGTCTTCCGtgttcaaggccaaggacacAGACAGCGAGGTACCCAAGGAGATCCGCAACGTGTGCAAGAGCGCCGTCTACGTCTCGGACGCCGACGAGCCATTCGAGGAGGTCTCGCTCAAGTGGGAGGGCAAGAACGGACTACCAACCGAATGTGAGAGAAACCTCTTCGTATAGTACTACCAAAAACCCAAGACTGACCTTGTTCTAGCCGAATttgccaagctcatcaaccacTCGTCCCCCGACTCGGCGGAAATCAAGATCCTCGACCCTCTCAACTGGGACTCGCGCGGCCAGTACACCAGCGTCATCGAGGCGGTGCGCGAAGCGTCCAAGGGAAACGACGTGCGCGTATATCAGATCGTCCGGGACGCCACGAGGGTCGAGTACTGGGTCGTCTCGCATGCCGATGGAAGGCTCATCGGCGCCAAGGCCCTGGCGGTAGAGAGCTGAGCTGGAGTTGTGTCGTTTGGGACGGATATGGGAGCCTCAGAATATTGATTTTTGCAGACGCTGATTATGCGTGCGCAGTCGCTAGTCTTGCTAGGCTTGTTGCTGTCATCTTGCTACATGCTGGTACTTTAAACCTGCTGGAACATACGTCTTGGATGGGATTCACAAATAAATGATCGAAGCATGAGAAAGAACTCCGTTACAGTGCCCCGAGAATGTGTTTCTTCCGAAAAGACATCGATTTGCCTGCTACTATCTAAATGGCGACCGAGACCATGGCCGTGAGCTGAAACATGCTCAACAGAATTCATTCATACTCATTCATTTGCTCGTGGATAGTAGTCTCGACGGACTTAGGAGGCGGGTTGGCCGTTATAAGCTTGCTCTGTCTCCTGAAACAATGGTCACATTCTGTTGATGTTCAAGTTTGATGCTAGAAGAAATGGCTTCATTTATCGTATTGCTCATTTGTTTCCCATGATTtcttgccgccgcctccCAAGGTATCTACAGTAAAAACCAAAACACCCCTAAAATATGAATACCCAACGCCAGATACCACACGTCCTGAGACCGTTGGTAATATGAACATGCGTGTATATGCTTAAACCCCGTCTGATGTACATAGCCTCCCCTCTCCGATAGATCCTTCATCTACTGGCGaacaagtccaaggccaGATGCGATATCCGCATCCAATAACTCCGAAGGTATGGGTGTATCGTCCCTCTTCCCATCAAGGCTCAACAAGTCTGATGGGATGGGCGTATCTCTCTTTCCACTTGGGTTCAACAACTCTGCGGGAATGGGTGTATCATCTCTGCCCCCCTCGACATTCAGTAAATCCGCCGGCACTGGAGTGTCTCTCTTGTTGTTGACATTGTTGAGTTGCTTCTTGGGAGCAGTTGGAGTCTTGAGATCCACATCCATGTTACCATCATACTCATCCGGCACCGAGAGACAGCTACTCGTGTCAGACATCTCCACATCGTGATCAAAGCTCTCGCTTTCGGAATCGGCGCTCTCGATGCTTGGTGTTGGCATGGTGGAGTATGTGATTTGCGGGATTTTGATAGCAGTGAGAGGAGTCTTGACGTCTTCAGCTGTCTTGGGCTTTGCAGCTTCCGCTCTGAGGGCGGCGATAGAACCCCCGACATtctcatcgtcctcctcatcttgacCAATGGTCCAGACCCAGCGAcgcttcttttcctttctcTTGCGCTTTAATACACCCTTTGGTCCTGCCGGCGAAGTCCCCTGAGGTGAGGGTGATGCACCGGTGGTCAGCATACCCATCCGACGTGTTGTGTCTGTAAAGGGTCCAGGTGTCTGTCCGCCGTCCTGAATTTCGTTGGGAGTGAACGCCATGGCGAGGTCCACTGCATTCTGGGGCAGGGGCGGTAAGTATGGGGGAGAGTGTGGTGATGCCTCTTCGACGAGAAGGTCAATATGGGACTTGGTGTATTTGTTGGTGACGATCTCCTGAGTGAGGGGCTTGCTGTAGCCGACTCTCCTGTTTGCCTTTTCTTGCAAGCGCCGAGattgtcgtcgaggagaaaaGGGAGGGATGGCGGTAggcggaggaagaggcgagTTGCGGAGGATGCTGTGAAGTGATCGAGGATGTGTGTATGGAGCCTGCAGAGCTACATCGGCAAGGCTCTGTGACCGAGGAGGTGTGAGTGTCTCGGATCGTGAGGTAACCTCTTGCCCATTTGCTGCTAAAGTATCGGCAGCCGAGAAGCTGAAGGGCTTGGATGTGTGTGAGTCGACTGGGCCAGCGGATAGAGGAGGCGTGGCCGTCATGGTGCTTGGGTAGTTGATCTCGAGGCGGTTTGGTGAGGGGGCATTCTCTGACAAAGGAGTCTCCGGGTATGAAGCAACGTAAGGTGTGACAACTCTGTGCTTGGCGTCCATGGGCGTTGTAAGGCTGAATGCCTCGAGTGTGTTGATGGCGGTCATGGGCTCAGTCTGAACCGGTGTCGACCTCTCAATAGTGGTAACGTAGACATTGGAAAGCGTGTTGAAGGCGGTTGGATCCTTGGGGTCCACGGCGTagctcctcgacgaccttgTGGCCGGGCTACATGATGTCTTGATTTGAAGAGAGAGCCGAGGCCTCTTGGATGGTGCTTGTGTAGAAGCCATGGCCGGATGTGACGGGGGACGAATGAGTCGGTATATACCAAGTCGACACAGACATCCAAGAAATGAAAAGAGCAGATTCTGTCGGAAGTGGCTGAGACTATACAACCAACAGACCAGCACTTGTACCCGAGAGACTGGAACCGCCAGGGATCACAAGCAACAACGGGATGTCAAAACGGCAGAAACAACACGAGCAAACAGCGAGAAATGAGGGCCTTGCGTCTATATAGGACGGCATTGATCCAAGCGTACATCTCACTGGGCCGGCCGCGGAAACGAGAGGGGGTCAGGGCGCCCATGCTCTCCTCGACCAGCCCCGACACCGAGACAAGCGCCCCTAGCCATGCATGCAGTGTGATATTTCGCTCACAAACTAAACGCGGAAGTTGAAAGTTGAGAAGGATTCAGCCCTGGGGCCTCTGGCTTGCCAAGAGCGAGGTGAAAGCGACGGGGGTGTTGCATTGGCGCCTCCTCTGGTTGGCTTGTTGAAGCCTCAAGGGGGGGGGAGCGTTGAAGGCGCAAGCGCCCAGGTTGAAGAGTCACCCTTGTTGAGTTCCAAACCAGGCCCAATCACGCGGCTATCAGGTCGGCTCTTTTCACTCCCACTGGCGTCTATTCCCCTCTTGCAACCCTCCCCTCCCTTAGGCGACATGGTGGCTTGGCTCTGAGGGGATTGACAGAGTGACTGGTCGTCTGCTGCGTCTGATCGAGTCTCTGGGCCTCTTGTGTGGTGGATTTTCACCTTCGATTGTTGGAGCCAAAACCGGATGAGTTTCAGTAAGCCATGAGCAAGGAGATCTGACGGTCCATATGACGGTGCATTTGGCGAGCAGATGACGGTGGGGTCAACCTCTGCTCAGCCTACTGACACGATGCTCCAAGCCATGATCCGGCAGGGCTTTCCCATGTCTTGAGCACGCCAGGCCTTTTTTTGTAAAATTACGGGCGGTCTAGGGCTGACTGGTGGACGTAATCTGTATTTTTGCGACAGTGGCTGCGTGTCCTTGATCGAGTGCCGACGGACACGGATATCGACAATAGGGCAGACTTGAGAAACAAAACTGGGTGGTGGGAAAGTCAAAATGCGGTGGGCATGTCTGTCTTGCTCGACTGCAAGACCGGCGACATTGCAGCAGATGGATCCAACTAGACGTCTTTGTGCATCTTGGGCGTCAGGTCGGCGGTTACAGCGCAATCGTGGATGGTCGAAACGACCCAGCAACATGTAGTGGGTGCTTggctgttttttttttttttttgcgtGCAAGGGTCAAGTAAACCCGAGCGGGGACGAGACTGAGACCGAGACATTGACTTCGGAAGCGAGCCGGGGAAGGAGGGCGACTGGAGGGTCTTTGCTAGACCtggcatcgcatcgcatcgcgtCTATCGTATCGGTCTGGCCCTGCTGCACTAATGACTGGCATCAACATGAAGGTTGGCGTCGACAGCAGACCTGCTGCTCCACGTCTTTGCTGGGTCATGTCTCAGATGACATTGGAGGCCGTTTCCTCGCAGCTATCTCGGATCCGTCTGGCGGGTTCATCCTGCAGCTCGTCGATCACGATTGAAACACATGTTGGGCGCGCTTGTTGAGACGTTGGAGGTCTGGCGCGCTTGGGGGCGGTGACTTGGCTGTAGGATAGTTTTTGTGACAGGCAGGGGCCATCACCGCCAGTCGAAATACAGATGAACGCGTTTTGGATTAAAATCCTATCATGTTTGGAGtaaagagatggatggatggatggagcatcgccaagatcaaggtctATCCGTGTAAGGGATGAAGCTGCACGACGCTCCATGGACGCTGAGTGGTCGGGGCCTCAGGCACAGGCAGCTGCAGTGGCCTGAACGGGCAGGCACCTCTGGCTCTGAGCAACAACGGTTACGGGTACGGGAGGTACCGTGAATtgagagatgatggatgctTCACCAATAATAATCAACTCTGTCTATCCTCGTTATAAGCGTTTGCTGATGTGAATGTATTCGCATACAAAACAAGCATTCTGTTTGGCGTTCAGAGTGAAGTTGTTAGATCCTCTCCAATCTCTCCCCGTCTCCTGTAACCTCTCCCGCTCAAGACAAATCTCGCGGTGCACGCATCCCGTCTGCATGGCCCCCATCTCTTCAACTCCATGAATCCCGGTCAACCATGGAGACTCCGAATAAAAAAAGGCCTCGATGGAACAACGACCGAGTCATTTTACAATTCGTGCGTCTCACCTCCGATCTGTCGCAGCCTCCGTCGGCCGCTCGTGCTTACACCTCAGCCATAGGACTACGACTGCTTCTACGCCCAGGTCTTTGAGAACAGGAACCCGGCGCTCAAGAAGCTAC includes:
- a CDS encoding 60s ribosomal protein l3 — encoded protein: MSHRKFEAPRHGSLAYLPRKRAARHRGKVKSFPKDDPKKPVHLTAAMGYKAGMTTIVRDLDRPGAKANKKEIVEAVTIVDTPPMIVVGLVGYIETPRGLRSLTTVWAEHLSDEVKRRFYKNWYKSKKKAFTKYAKKHSENNGASITRELERIKKYCTVVRVLAHTQIRKTPLKQKKAHLMEIQVNGGSVADKVAFGQELFEKPVDISSIFEQDEMIDVIAVTKGHGFNGVTARWGTKKLPRKTHKGLRKVACIGAWHPSHVQWTVARAGQMGYHHRTSVNHKIYRIGKGDADDNAATEIDVTKKKITPLGGFVRYGEVNNDFVMLKGSIPGVKKRVMTLRKTMFPQTSRRALEKVSLKWIDTSSEFGHGAFQTPAEKKQYQGTLKKDLASA